GTGTCGCCCACCAACTTGGCGGAAGAATGTTGCGGAAAGTATTGCGACGTGTCAGACATGCGTACCCTGAGGTTTGACCACGCAAAGGCTCCTTGTGCGGTAACCTTTGTAGCCACTACGTTCGAACTCGAATTGTCCCAGACGACATAAAGATTCCCTCGCGCATCGGGCTGCATAGTGATATTACCCGAAAACCCGTTGAGCGTACCCCCTGAAGTAATATCAAGAGGATTGACCCACATCATATTTCCTTGCAAATCAAAACGCTGTATATACATGGTAGATCCCACACCATTTCCTTTCGACAAGGCAAAAACCATTTTGATTATCCGTCTGCGAGCGATAGTCATAACCATAAAGTGTTTGGGTTTTTGAAAGTGCCGGCCATCGAAGATTGCCGTTAAAATCTATGCGGTTGTACGTTAAGCCACTTGAGCCGCCAGTATATGTGTAAGAGTGCACAATAAAAGCACCCGAATCATTCGGAAAAATATTGAACCCGGGCAGATCCATATAGAGAAATCCATTTCCACTATAGGCTACTGTTGTTGGCTGTGCCCACAGATCGCTGCCCGCACTACTAATATATTTGCAGAACACCGTATCGTGTGCATTTGTAAAACCTTGTTGAAACCAACTAAGCAGCACGCCCGACTGCCAGGCCGCCACCCGATAGCCCGTGGTGTTCCGACCGGTGTCAGTTAGTACCTTCCCGTCAGCCGCCCATTGTGCCAGTCCATCCTGATCCAAATGTTGCGCATACACCTGTTTTTTGCCTGCATCAAGTCGGTTATCCAACCAAAAAACAAAATATCCGCCGCTACCGTCGTCAAGCACCTGAATATTAGTTTGATTTCCCGTTGCATTGCATAGAGCCATTGGATGCAAATTGTCTGAACTGAATTGTGCACGACTATTCAACACCACCATTGTCAGCACAAGAAAAGCGTAAATGTTTTTCATAATAAATGTTTTTTAGGTAAGGTAAAATTAGAAATTCCGTAGGAATAACTGTCTGGCTTTTCTACTTGGGCGAACCATATCGTCTTGAACGGCTGGGGCGGCGTACCAAACCTATAAAAGTTCACTGTGCATCAATATAGCTTTATCTCTTCGCGAATTGCCTATGCTATTAACCGGAAGATTGTGCGGACTTTTTGAATTGGGAGCATTTATGTTTCGGACTCTTTTTTATCGGGAATCCAATTTCAAAAACTACTTTTGCGCGCAAATTCCCTCCCCATGCAAAAACAGATCAAATCAGCGCTCATCTCCGTTTATTATAAAGACAAGCTAGACCTGATTGTGAAGGAACTCCATCACCTTGGAGTCAAAATATATTCTACCGGTGGCACCCAGAGTTTCATTGAAGGATTGGGCATTCAGGTAACCGCTGTAGAGAATCTTACCTCCTACCCTTCTATTCTAGGTGGACGAGTAAAAACCCTTCACCCAAAGGTTTTTGGAGGAATTCTGGGAAGGAGGGATACGGAAAGTGACCGGCAGGAGATGAAGCAATATGAGATTCCTGAAATTGATTTAGTTATCGTGGACCTCTACCCATTTGAAGAGACGCTAAAGGCGGGGAAAAGTGCTGATGAGATTATCGAGAAAATAGACATCGGTGGCATCTCTCTGATTCGTGCCGCCGCAAAGAATTTTAAGGATGCCATCATCGTGGCTTCTAAAGATGATTACAGCACTTTGTTGGAATTGCTTCAAACTAAAAAAGGGATTTCGGATATAGACGACCGCAAGAAATTTGCCACTAAAGCCTTCATGGTTTCTTCTCATTATGACACCCGTATTTTTGAATATTTCAACCGCGATTCGGGCTTCGATGTTTTCAAGAAAAGCGAGCTGAATGGCAAGGTGCTTCGCTATGGAGAGAACCCACATCAGCGAGGCCTTTTCTATGGCGATTTGAACGAGATTTTCGACATTTTGAACGGAAAAGAATTATCCTACAACAACCTAGTGGATGTAGATGCTTCTTTGAGCCTGCTCGCTGAATTTGATGAGCCCACCGTAGCCATCATCAAGCACACCAATAGCTGCGGTCTGGCTTCGCGGAACAATATCACCGAAGCATACAAGGCCGCCTTTGCCTGCGATACAATTTCTGCCTTCGGTGGAATCATTGCTGCCAATCGCAATATTGATTTGGCAACTGCCAAAGAAATGAACACTCTTTTCTTTGAAGTGTTGATGGCTCCCTCATTCGATGAAGATGCTTTGGCTGTTTTAAAATCTAAGAAGAATAGAATTATTATCAGACTCAAGAAATCAGACATAAGACCTCAGGCAAAACAATACAAGAGTTTGTTGAACGGCGTTTTGGAACAAGAAGCTGATTTAAAGATTGAAGGTCAAAATGAATTCAAGGTAGCTACTTCACAAGCCCCTACCAAACAGGAAATGGCGGATTTGGCTTTTGCGGTAAAAGCGGTGAAGCATCTTAAATCCAACGGTATTGCTCTGGTGAGGAATCAGCAATTGGTTGGCATGGGCTGCGGACAAACCTCTCGTGTAGATGCCCTGCAAGGCGCGATCAAAAAGGCCAAGGAATTTGGATTTGCCCTGAATGGCGCGGTCATGGCCAGCGATGCTTTCTTTCCATTTCCGGATTGTGTAGCTATTGCCCACGAGGCGGGCATCACCGCCATTGCCCAACCGGGAGGCAGTATCAAGGATCAGGATTCGGTGGATGCGGCCAACAAAAACAATCAAGCGATGGTGATGACCGGGATCCGGCATTTTAGGCATTGATACTTCCGGCTATACAGGAAACATGACTTTGTTTATAAAGCAGGAGAATAATGATTAGTTTTTCTCTACTTTGCGCACCATTGCAAACCCTTAGAAACCCGTTCAAAGCATGGCTTTGTTTAATTTTTTAACCCAGGAAATCGCCATAGACTTAGGCACGGCGAACACACTGATTGTTCACAACGACAAAGTGGTGGTGGATGAGCCTTCTATAGTGGCTATTGATCGGCGCACCGATAAAGTGATTGCCGTAGGGCAACGCGCGATGCAGATGCATGAAAAAACGCATGAGAACATCAAGACGGTTCGTCCGTTGAAGGACGGGGTGATTGCCGATTTCCGTGCAGCGGAAAGCATGATACGGGAAATGATCAATATGATCTATGATAAGAAGAAGCCACTATTTCCGCCACGCTATCGAATGGTGATTTGTATTCCATCAGGCATTACCGAGGTAGAGAAACGCGCGGTGAAAGATTCGGCAGAACAGGCAGGAGGGCAAGAAGTAAAAATGATTCATGAGCCCATGGCCGCCGCCATTGGAATCGGTATTGATGTGGAAGAGCCCAACGGCAACATGATCATTGATATTGGCGGTGGAACAACCGAGATTGCGGTGATTGCCCTTTCAGGAATTGTGTGTGACCAATCTATTCGCGTAGCAGGTGATGAATTTACTTTGGATATTGTGGACTATATGCGTCGTCAGCACAACATGCTGATTGGCGAAAGAACGGCTGAAAAGATTAAAATCCATGTAGGATCTGCTTTGACTGATTTGGATACTCCGCCCGATGATTTTGCGGTGAATGGTCGCGATTTGATGACCGGTATTCCAAAACAGATTATTGTATCGTATTCAGAAATCGCACATGCCATTGACAAGTCTATTTCAAAAATTGAAGAAGCAATTTTGAAAGCGTTAGAAACTACACCACCGGAATTGGCGGCTGATATTTTTAAAACCGGTTTATACCTCACCGGTGGAGGTGCGTTATTGCGCGGCCTTGATAAACGGATTAGTCAAAAAACGAAATTACCGGTTCATGTAGCAGAAGACCCCCTACGGGCGGTAGTGCGTGGAACAGGTATCGCACTCAAGAACATTGACCGGTTCACTTTCCTAATGGATGATTAAACAAAGTTGACAGTTGGCTGTTCACGGTTGACCATAATATAGGTTTGTATTTTCCGTGAACTGCAAACCGAAGACCGTAAACTTTTACAAGTGTATAATCTCTTTCGATTTTTCGTCCGCTACCATCTTTTCTTTCTTTTTCTCTCGCTGGAAGTTTTTTGTTTTTATCTTATTTATCGAAACAACCGCTATCAACACGCTGCATTTATCAATATAGCCAATAACATGAGCGGGCAGGTGTATGAAACTTATTCAGGAGTGACCGATTACCTATATCTTGGAAAAATAAACGACAGCCTAGTGGTCGAGAACGCTGAGCTTCGGGCTCAGCTGCTCGAATCTCAATATGATAATCGGATAGATTCTGGCAGCGTGAGCGATTCGAGTGGAAAATATATCCAGCAATACAAGTATTTGACAGCGCGGGTGATTCGCAATTCGGTCAATCAATCGTCCAATCTCATTTATCTTAATAAAGGAAGCCTTCAGGGAATTAGTAAACAAATGGGGGTGATCAATGCCAACGGGATTGTGGGACAGGTTATCAACGTGACCGATCACTATGCTGTAGCAATGAGTGTATTGAGTAAAGATTTTAAGGTAAGTGCTAAATTCAAAAAGAACGATTACTTCGGCAATCTACATTGGACCGGTATGCAGTCTAACATTGCTATTCTGGAAGAAATACCAAAGCATGTGCCGGTGGTGGTAGGTGATACTATTGTGACCAGCGGTTTCTCAGAGCTATTTCCAAGGAATATCATGATAGGGACGGTTAAAAAAATGAAAGCGCAGGCCGACAAAAACTTTCTCGACATTACCATCGCTCTTTCCACTAACTTTGGGAACCTAAGTTATGTCTATATCGTGAATGACCTGAAGAAAAGCGAATTGGC
The sequence above is a segment of the Bacteroidota bacterium genome. Coding sequences within it:
- the purH gene encoding bifunctional phosphoribosylaminoimidazolecarboxamide formyltransferase/IMP cyclohydrolase, with translation MQKQIKSALISVYYKDKLDLIVKELHHLGVKIYSTGGTQSFIEGLGIQVTAVENLTSYPSILGGRVKTLHPKVFGGILGRRDTESDRQEMKQYEIPEIDLVIVDLYPFEETLKAGKSADEIIEKIDIGGISLIRAAAKNFKDAIIVASKDDYSTLLELLQTKKGISDIDDRKKFATKAFMVSSHYDTRIFEYFNRDSGFDVFKKSELNGKVLRYGENPHQRGLFYGDLNEIFDILNGKELSYNNLVDVDASLSLLAEFDEPTVAIIKHTNSCGLASRNNITEAYKAAFACDTISAFGGIIAANRNIDLATAKEMNTLFFEVLMAPSFDEDALAVLKSKKNRIIIRLKKSDIRPQAKQYKSLLNGVLEQEADLKIEGQNEFKVATSQAPTKQEMADLAFAVKAVKHLKSNGIALVRNQQLVGMGCGQTSRVDALQGAIKKAKEFGFALNGAVMASDAFFPFPDCVAIAHEAGITAIAQPGGSIKDQDSVDAANKNNQAMVMTGIRHFRH
- the mreC gene encoding rod shape-determining protein MreC translates to MYNLFRFFVRYHLFFLFLSLEVFCFYLIYRNNRYQHAAFINIANNMSGQVYETYSGVTDYLYLGKINDSLVVENAELRAQLLESQYDNRIDSGSVSDSSGKYIQQYKYLTARVIRNSVNQSSNLIYLNKGSLQGISKQMGVINANGIVGQVINVTDHYAVAMSVLSKDFKVSAKFKKNDYFGNLHWTGMQSNIAILEEIPKHVPVVVGDTIVTSGFSELFPRNIMIGTVKKMKAQADKNFLDITIALSTNFGNLSYVYIVNDLKKSELAKLDSSTVKHD
- a CDS encoding rod shape-determining protein; this encodes MALFNFLTQEIAIDLGTANTLIVHNDKVVVDEPSIVAIDRRTDKVIAVGQRAMQMHEKTHENIKTVRPLKDGVIADFRAAESMIREMINMIYDKKKPLFPPRYRMVICIPSGITEVEKRAVKDSAEQAGGQEVKMIHEPMAAAIGIGIDVEEPNGNMIIDIGGGTTEIAVIALSGIVCDQSIRVAGDEFTLDIVDYMRRQHNMLIGERTAEKIKIHVGSALTDLDTPPDDFAVNGRDLMTGIPKQIIVSYSEIAHAIDKSISKIEEAILKALETTPPELAADIFKTGLYLTGGGALLRGLDKRISQKTKLPVHVAEDPLRAVVRGTGIALKNIDRFTFLMDD